CCTCGGGACGCCCCTCGTCATCCACCAGCCCGCCTACAACCTGCTCAACCGCTGGGTGGAGGACGAGCTGCTCGGCACGCTCGACGACACCGGCCTCGGCCTCATCGCGTTCACGCCGCTCGCGCAGGGACTCCTCACGAGCAAGTTCCTGAACGACCCGCACGCGTCGCACGCGTCGAACCGCTACTCGTTCGACGAGAGCCACCTCTCCGAGAAGAACCTCTCCCGCGTGCGCGCACTCGCCGAGGTCGCGGGGCGCCGCGGCCAGACGCTCGCGCAGCTGGCGATCGCGTGGCTGCTGCGGGACCGTCACGTCACCTCCGTGCTCATCGGCGCATCGTCGACGACGCAGCTCGACGAGAACATCGCCGCGACGCGGAACACGTCCTTCACGGAGGAGGAGCTCGCCGAGATCGACCGCATCAGCCGCGACGAGGGCGACGCCGTGAACGTCTGGTCGCTGTCGTCCGACCTCTGACGGAGACGCCATCCGCACCTCGCCCGGGGCTCGTATGACGGAATCGACCCGGTTTCCGCGATGGACCGGGTCGATTCCGTCATACGAACACGGCGCTCAGCCGGCGTCCGGGCTCCCCGAAGCCGCCTCGGGCGTGCCGACGCTCCACAGGGGGTCCGGCAGGACGTCCGACAGGACCCACTCGCCCACCCAGCGGTTCTTGTAGAGCACGGGGTTGTGGCTCGACACCGTGCGGGCGTTGCGCCAGTGCCGGTCGAGACCGCCGTCGCGCGCGGTCGCCGAGGCGCCGAGCGCGTCGAACAGGCGCGACGCGATGCGCTGCACCTGCGCCGTCACGACCGACTGCGCCTGCGCGGCGCGGATCTCCGCGAGCCCCGCGGCCGTCCGCGCATCCTCCGCGGACGCCGCGCCGTCGCGGGCGGCGACGAGCGCCGCGTAGGCGGACTCGACGGCGTCGGCCACGGCCAGCACGGTCGCCTCCACGGCGAACGCCTCGGCGGCGAGCTCGCCGATGAGCGCCTGGATCTGCGCGTCGTCCTGCGCGCGCCCGGCCAGGCCATGGCTGTAGACGCGCGTGCGCGTCCGCACCCGCGCGGCGGCATCCGCCACGGCGTCCTGCGCGATGCCGGCAAGCACCGTGAGGAGAACGAGCTGGAACTGCGCGGTCTGGTACCCGAAGCGCTCGGCGACGGGAAGCACGTCCTCGGCGTCGACCGTCGCCTCCTCGAAGAGGATGGTCCCGGTGCCGGTGAGGCGCTGGCCGAAGCCGTCCCAGTCGTCGAGGACCGTGACCCCCTCCTGGTCGAGCGGGATGAGAGCCGCGACCTCCGCATCGTCCTCCGCGCGGGAGGCGAGCGCGTCGGTCCACGTGCCGAAGATGCTGCCGGTCGTGTAGAACTTCCGGCCCGTGACGCGCAGGCCGCCGTCCGCGCCCGCCACGATCTCGGTGCCGCTGCGGGCGAGGCTCTTGCCGGCCGGCTCGCTCCAGGCGTTCCCGACGACGGCGCCCGCCCGCAGGCGCTGGAGCCAGCGATCCCGGAACGCCGCGTCGGCGGTGGTGATCGTCTGCTCCACGAGCGCGAGGTGCCCGCGCAGGATCTGCGGCAGGTTGGCGTCCGCCGCGGCCACCGCGATGAGGACGCGGGCGAGCGGCCGCCACCCGAGCCCCCATCCGCCCTCCGACGCCGGCACGCGCGCCAGCGTGAGCCCCGCGTCGCGCAGGAGGTCCACCTCCGCGACCGGCAGACGCCGCTCGCGCTCGCGCTCCGCGGCGCCCTCCGCGATCTGCTCGACGACCGGCCGGATGCGCCGGACGACGTCCTCGGGGACGCCCTCCCAGCGCTGCTCGACGAACTGGGACATGTCGTTCCTCCTGGTCACGTGTAGAGGGAGATCGGCTGGACGGCGCCCGTGAGGAAGTGCGCGCCGACCTCGAGCTTCTTGAAGTCCACGGGATCGTGCAGCGAGTGCGTGCGGGCGTTGCGCCAGTGCAGGTCGAGCCCGACGTGAGACGCCGTCGAGCTCGACCCCGTCGCCTCGAAGACGCGGTTCGCGACGTCGACGGCGGTGTCGCTCGAGACCGCCTTCAGCTGCGCCACCTCGATCGCGAGCGCCGCACGGTCGTCGGCGGTGACGGCCGATCCCCGGTCGATCGTGCGGTCGAACGAGCGGTTCACGCGGTCGGCGAGCGCCTCCACGGCGGCGACCCGCGAGACGAGCTCGCCGTAGAGGCGCTGCACGAACGGGTCCTCGCGGTAGGTGTCGGCGGCGCTGAGGAACCACGAGTTCGGCCGCGCGAGGGTCAGCTCCCGCCCCTGGGCGAGCGCGCCCTGCGCGATGCCGAGGTAGAGGTTGCCGAACACGAGCTGGATGCCGGGCGTCACGAGGCTCTGGAACGGCTCGTCCGTGCCGAGGCCCAGCACGTGCTCCGGGCCGACCCGCACGTCGTGGTACCGCACGGTGTTGCTCGCAGAGAGACGCTGGCCGAGGTTGTCCCAGTCGTCCACGAGCTCGACGCCCGGATGCCCGTACGGGAGCACGAGGTAGGCGAGACGGCCGTCGTGCTCGCCGCCCTCGACGACGGCGTTCACGAGCAGCGCCTCGCCGACCCCCGACCCCGTCGAGAAGCGCTTGAAGCCGTCGAGTCGGAAGCCGGCGCCGTCGGGCCGCAGCACGAGGTTCGGGTCGACCGGGTTGACCGAGTCGCCCCAGATCCACCGGCCCTCGATCGTGCGGCGCAGCCATCCCTCCCGCTCGGCGGCCGGCGCGACGAAGGCGACGTTCGCCGAGTTGATGTAGTGGTAGCCCAGCAGCTGCGCGATCGACGCATCGGCTCGCGCGAGGACGCGCACGACGAGGAACGCCGACTCCCAGTGCCCGCCCCCGCCGCCCAGCTCCGCGGGGTCGAGCAGGTTGACGAGGCCCGACTCCTGCAGCAGCCGCGACTCGGCGAACGGCTGCTCGCCCCGACGGTCGCGCTCGAGCGCGTCCGCGGCGAGCGTCACGGCCACCTCCTCGGCCACCCGCGTCCAGCGGTCGCGCTCCGCGTCGTCCGCGACGCCGCTCCAGTGGGTGCGCCTGGTCTGCTCCACGGCCTCGGACATGGCGTTCTCCTTCGTGATGTGGTCGGTGGTCGTGTGCGGGATCAGGCCTCGGACGCGTGTCCGTCGGCCGCGCTCCGCCGCCCCGCGTACGCGCCGCGATAGGCGTGCGCGGGATGCCATTCGGGCACGGTCGCGCTTCCGCTCAGCCGCTCGCGGAGCGTCACGCCGTCCGGCGCGTCCTCGACGCGGCCGCGACGACGCAGCTCCGGCACGACGAGGTCGACGAAGTCCTCGAACGTCCCGGGCGTGACGACGTAGGCGAGGTTGAACCCGTCGACGCCGCCGACGTCGACCCAGCGCTCCAGCTCGTCGGCCACCGTCTCGGGGCTGCCGACGATCACGGGCCCGATTCCGCCGATCCCGACGTACTCCGCGATGTCGCGCGGCGTCCATTCGCGCGTGGGGTCCGCGACCGTGAAGATCGCGAGCGCCGAGCGGGCGG
This window of the Microbacterium sp. AB genome carries:
- a CDS encoding acyl-CoA dehydrogenase family protein, with amino-acid sequence MSQFVEQRWEGVPEDVVRRIRPVVEQIAEGAAERERERRLPVAEVDLLRDAGLTLARVPASEGGWGLGWRPLARVLIAVAAADANLPQILRGHLALVEQTITTADAAFRDRWLQRLRAGAVVGNAWSEPAGKSLARSGTEIVAGADGGLRVTGRKFYTTGSIFGTWTDALASRAEDDAEVAALIPLDQEGVTVLDDWDGFGQRLTGTGTILFEEATVDAEDVLPVAERFGYQTAQFQLVLLTVLAGIAQDAVADAAARVRTRTRVYSHGLAGRAQDDAQIQALIGELAAEAFAVEATVLAVADAVESAYAALVAARDGAASAEDARTAAGLAEIRAAQAQSVVTAQVQRIASRLFDALGASATARDGGLDRHWRNARTVSSHNPVLYKNRWVGEWVLSDVLPDPLWSVGTPEAASGSPDAG
- a CDS encoding acyl-CoA dehydrogenase family protein encodes the protein MSEAVEQTRRTHWSGVADDAERDRWTRVAEEVAVTLAADALERDRRGEQPFAESRLLQESGLVNLLDPAELGGGGGHWESAFLVVRVLARADASIAQLLGYHYINSANVAFVAPAAEREGWLRRTIEGRWIWGDSVNPVDPNLVLRPDGAGFRLDGFKRFSTGSGVGEALLVNAVVEGGEHDGRLAYLVLPYGHPGVELVDDWDNLGQRLSASNTVRYHDVRVGPEHVLGLGTDEPFQSLVTPGIQLVFGNLYLGIAQGALAQGRELTLARPNSWFLSAADTYREDPFVQRLYGELVSRVAAVEALADRVNRSFDRTIDRGSAVTADDRAALAIEVAQLKAVSSDTAVDVANRVFEATGSSSTASHVGLDLHWRNARTHSLHDPVDFKKLEVGAHFLTGAVQPISLYT